From Methanoculleus thermophilus, the proteins below share one genomic window:
- a CDS encoding sugar phosphate isomerase/epimerase family protein, which translates to MSLVPYFSSSSKVWESRDWVFGLEEIGYAGWEIVADGKYRLDNHENFAAIQDNLESTGLLATVHAPYSDLNLASLNYPIWRESIRQTCCCIHYAADLTDRVTIHPGFVSPVGKLVPEKVWEMQKTALVEIGKYAEDHGVLACLENMISIKDFLCRYPEEILGLTEGIAGIGITLDLGHANTNGLVDAFLEHVHEVNHLHIHDNHGASDEHLALGDGTIHWEKAGRIIARDYSGPVVIEGRTLEEAKRSLAAFRKWFI; encoded by the coding sequence ATGAGTCTGGTACCATATTTTTCATCCTCATCCAAGGTCTGGGAGTCGCGGGACTGGGTCTTCGGGCTCGAGGAGATCGGGTATGCCGGCTGGGAGATTGTTGCCGACGGCAAATATCGGCTTGACAACCACGAGAACTTCGCCGCTATCCAGGATAACCTCGAGAGCACCGGCCTTCTTGCGACCGTTCACGCGCCTTACAGCGACTTAAACCTCGCATCACTCAACTACCCTATCTGGCGCGAATCGATCCGCCAGACCTGCTGCTGCATTCATTATGCCGCCGACCTGACAGACCGGGTGACGATCCATCCCGGGTTTGTCTCCCCCGTGGGAAAACTCGTTCCCGAGAAGGTCTGGGAGATGCAGAAGACTGCGCTTGTCGAGATCGGAAAGTACGCGGAGGACCACGGCGTTCTTGCGTGCCTCGAGAACATGATCAGCATTAAAGACTTCCTCTGCCGCTACCCCGAGGAGATCCTCGGGCTCACGGAGGGGATCGCGGGGATCGGGATCACACTAGACCTCGGGCATGCCAACACGAATGGTCTTGTCGATGCGTTCCTTGAGCATGTTCATGAGGTCAACCACCTGCACATCCACGACAACCACGGAGCGTCGGATGAGCATCTGGCGCTTGGTGACGGCACCATCCACTGGGAGAAGGCCGGACGGATCATCGCTCGGGACTACTCCGGTCCGGTTGTGATCGAGGGCCGGACGCTTGAAGAGGCAAAACGAAGCCTTGCAGCATTCAGGAAGTGGTTCATATAG
- the rnz gene encoding ribonuclease Z, which yields MVHIAGETLHVHFLGTAGALPSPQRNPSSVLIRRGADTLLFDCGEGTQQQMMRARTGFTVNAIFITHWHADHFLGVFGLVETLAFMGRTDPLPIYGPPWVEEFVEIVQKINRHARGFPVTAHTLEHGSVVPFNGYTVRAFATLHGISGLGYVLEEDERPGRFNRERAIELGVPPGPLFGRLQRGETVRIVRDGVEVEVRPDDVLGMPRPGRKIVYTGDTRPLQHQPDTAALIRDADLLIHDATFDDQESNRAREVLHSTAGEAGEAAAALGARMLALLHISSRYASTANHIRDAKRHYEGDVILPADLAVLEITYRS from the coding sequence GTGGTTCATATAGCCGGCGAGACGTTGCATGTTCACTTCCTCGGCACAGCGGGGGCTCTCCCGTCTCCACAGAGGAACCCATCCTCGGTCCTGATTCGGCGCGGAGCCGACACTCTGCTCTTCGACTGCGGGGAGGGGACTCAGCAGCAGATGATGCGTGCCCGAACCGGATTTACGGTGAATGCCATCTTCATCACTCACTGGCATGCCGACCATTTTCTTGGTGTCTTCGGGCTCGTCGAGACGCTCGCGTTCATGGGGCGGACAGATCCGCTCCCGATCTACGGCCCACCCTGGGTCGAGGAGTTCGTTGAGATCGTGCAGAAGATCAACCGTCATGCCCGTGGGTTCCCCGTCACCGCACACACACTCGAGCATGGCTCGGTCGTACCCTTCAACGGTTACACCGTCCGGGCGTTCGCGACGCTCCATGGCATATCTGGACTTGGCTATGTGCTTGAGGAGGACGAGCGGCCCGGCAGATTCAATCGCGAGCGGGCCATCGAACTTGGTGTCCCGCCGGGTCCGCTCTTTGGACGACTTCAGCGCGGGGAGACGGTCCGCATCGTCCGTGACGGCGTCGAGGTTGAGGTCCGACCCGACGACGTACTGGGCATGCCGCGTCCCGGGCGGAAGATCGTCTATACCGGGGACACACGCCCGCTGCAGCACCAGCCCGATACTGCTGCATTGATCCGGGATGCAGACCTTCTGATCCATGATGCCACGTTCGATGATCAGGAGAGTAACCGGGCCCGCGAGGTCCTCCATTCGACCGCCGGCGAGGCGGGCGAGGCTGCAGCAGCATTAGGGGCCCGTATGCTTGCCCTGCTGCACATCAGCTCCCGCTACGCGAGCACAGCAAACCATATACGCGATGCAAAGCGACATTATGAGGGTGACGTGATCCTGCCAGCCGATCTGGCGGTGCTGGAGATCACATACAGGAGCTGA
- a CDS encoding magnesium transporter gives MRWTVMVMEQGLSSQSHLILTGLGALLISAAISSVAGIYLGSAREVLALIPGLMVLLPSIIHIRGSIAGVFASRLSSAMHLGEFSIDFEEGSVLGDNIRASFVITILIAFVIGVFSYAASRIFGYPVIGVTDLVLISVVTGIVAGTVVMGITLLVALASYRYGLDLDMIGAPAVTTTGDLVTLPILVLSATLIVHLSPGFRLVLGGLAVVVAVATVLYTWRRSEGLGSIVRENLYLLILLSVLGTLAGLTYSFNLEELVTVAAFLILIPPFTGGLGSIGGILGSRLSTGMHTGELNPSILPERGVVHHFIISYLYTLILLPLLALIAHGAAVLMGLNSPGLGILVAISLVAGLVVMTLVNGVAYVTASLSFRYGLDPDNFGIPVVTSLIDLIGAAALVAVIGLLL, from the coding sequence TTGAGATGGACGGTGATGGTGATGGAGCAGGGCCTATCCAGCCAGAGCCACCTGATCCTGACGGGTCTTGGCGCCCTGCTCATCAGCGCCGCCATCTCGAGCGTTGCAGGCATTTATCTTGGTTCTGCCCGTGAAGTCCTCGCATTGATACCCGGCCTGATGGTGCTCCTGCCGTCGATAATCCATATTCGGGGGAGCATCGCCGGCGTCTTTGCATCACGCCTCTCCTCGGCGATGCACCTTGGGGAGTTCTCCATCGACTTTGAGGAAGGCTCCGTTCTCGGCGACAATATCCGCGCCTCGTTTGTCATAACGATTCTTATCGCGTTCGTTATCGGCGTCTTTTCCTATGCGGCGAGCCGCATCTTCGGGTACCCCGTGATTGGCGTCACCGACCTCGTGCTGATCTCGGTCGTCACAGGCATTGTCGCGGGAACTGTGGTGATGGGGATCACCCTGCTCGTTGCTCTTGCAAGTTACCGCTACGGTCTTGACCTCGACATGATCGGCGCACCGGCCGTCACCACCACAGGGGACCTCGTTACGCTTCCGATCCTCGTGCTCTCCGCGACGCTCATCGTGCATCTCTCTCCCGGATTCCGTCTGGTTCTCGGAGGTCTCGCAGTCGTGGTCGCCGTCGCGACCGTTCTCTACACCTGGCGCCGCTCGGAGGGGCTCGGCTCGATCGTCCGGGAAAATCTCTACCTCCTCATCCTGCTCAGCGTCCTCGGCACGCTGGCCGGTCTGACCTACTCCTTCAACCTCGAAGAACTGGTGACGGTCGCAGCCTTTCTCATCCTGATACCGCCGTTCACGGGAGGCCTTGGGTCAATTGGGGGCATTCTCGGGTCGCGTCTCTCGACCGGGATGCACACCGGCGAACTCAACCCCTCTATCCTTCCCGAGCGCGGCGTCGTGCATCATTTTATTATTTCCTACCTCTATACGTTGATATTGCTTCCACTGCTAGCGCTCATCGCGCATGGTGCAGCGGTGCTCATGGGGTTGAACAGCCCCGGCCTTGGGATACTGGTCGCCATCAGTCTTGTGGCGGGTCTGGTTGTCATGACACTGGTGAACGGCGTGGCGTACGTCACTGCGAGTCTTTCATTCCGCTACGGTCTCGATCCCGACAACTTCGGGATCCCTGTCGTCACAAGCCTGATCGACCTGATTGGCGCAGCTGCGCTCGTGGCCGTGATAGGCCTGCTGTTGTAG
- a CDS encoding potassium channel family protein, translating to MMEHEYQPVSFKDVLIEMKDISELMVDLSYSAILFDSKEIALEVVNLEESMNKLVYQARIQSVLAARRIEEAEAMSGMLQVAEAAERIANSASDIAKLILKDIRFPAKLKRVFPEAEEIVTRVIVSQGSELAGHTLGDLKVQSTTGMQVIAIRRGKGWIYDPDRVTRVEGGDILIARGPEAGEDLLFSMAGAPERSRSEPPRAGEVDDLDRAVQLIIEMKNLSELSVGLAYTSLLFNNKEVAHEVVALDSALDDMRYDLDLWVLEAARKIEDVHYLRGLLYMSSFAQAISDSARSIVDVILRDIEIPPVFKKIVRESDEIITRIPVAESSPLVGQTLKEASLGTVTGMVVLAIKHGDRWVYRPGKSVRLESGDIIIAKGRRDGECRLYELAGYALELPEG from the coding sequence ATGATGGAACACGAATACCAACCGGTCAGTTTCAAAGATGTCCTCATTGAGATGAAGGATATCTCGGAGCTGATGGTTGATCTCTCTTACTCCGCAATACTCTTCGATAGCAAAGAGATCGCGCTTGAAGTGGTCAATCTCGAGGAGAGCATGAATAAACTGGTCTATCAGGCCAGGATTCAGAGTGTTCTTGCCGCGAGACGGATCGAAGAGGCAGAGGCAATGAGTGGTATGCTCCAGGTTGCCGAGGCCGCAGAGAGGATCGCGAATTCGGCCTCAGATATAGCAAAACTCATTCTAAAAGATATCAGGTTCCCGGCAAAACTCAAGCGTGTCTTTCCAGAGGCTGAAGAGATTGTCACCCGGGTTATTGTCAGTCAGGGCAGCGAACTTGCTGGCCATACGCTTGGTGACCTCAAAGTTCAGAGCACGACAGGGATGCAGGTGATTGCTATCCGACGTGGCAAGGGATGGATATACGATCCCGACAGGGTCACCCGGGTAGAGGGAGGAGATATCTTGATTGCGCGTGGCCCGGAAGCCGGAGAGGATCTCCTCTTCTCAATGGCCGGAGCACCGGAGCGCTCCCGAAGCGAACCACCACGCGCAGGAGAGGTCGACGATCTTGACCGGGCGGTTCAACTGATCATCGAGATGAAGAACCTCTCGGAGCTCTCCGTAGGGCTTGCGTATACATCGCTCCTCTTCAACAACAAGGAGGTTGCACATGAGGTAGTCGCCCTCGATTCAGCACTTGACGATATGCGTTATGACCTGGATCTCTGGGTCCTTGAAGCGGCGCGAAAGATCGAGGATGTGCACTATCTCCGTGGCCTGTTGTACATGTCCTCTTTTGCACAGGCAATCAGTGATTCCGCCCGCTCTATCGTCGACGTCATCCTGCGCGACATCGAGATCCCCCCGGTCTTCAAGAAGATCGTCCGGGAGTCGGACGAGATCATTACGAGGATTCCTGTGGCGGAGTCGTCACCACTTGTGGGGCAGACTCTCAAGGAGGCATCGCTCGGAACGGTGACCGGGATGGTCGTTCTTGCCATCAAGCACGGCGACCGCTGGGTCTACCGTCCGGGAAAGAGTGTCCGGCTGGAGAGCGGTGACATTATCATAGCAAAAGGCAGACGGGACGGTGAGTGCCGGTTGTATGAACTTGCCGGATACGCCCTCGAATTGCCTGAAGGGTAA
- a CDS encoding DHH family phosphoesterase — protein sequence MEDTEDIIVYRLGANCSLDEVEEGKTYLGRVQGFAPFGVFVQLNDRVKGLVHKSNVKLQHTERDPIIVHVLQIRSNGNIDLEEVTPTVYQTLNVTKKTTSVLLADIGKKIGRTILIEGEVAQIKQTSGPTIFTIVDESGTANAAAFVEAGVRAYPEVELGDIVALTGEVMQRNNQLQIEVSSMEVMEPEGAARVRERIDAALDRRAEPEDLPFFIESEVLDALRPQMRQVAKEIRKAILTARPIILRHHADADGICAAVAIEQAVTALIRESGGDFDAEYFLFKRSPSKAPFYELEDITRDIDFALKDNVRYGQKMPLILLMDNGSTEEDMPSLKIARIYDLPVMVVDHHHPDEIVDDYLIGHVNPYHVGGDYGITAGMLGAEIARMINPKVADQIRHLPAIAGVGDRSEAPERARYLALVAPEYSEDDCRDIALALDYEQFWLRFSDGREIIKDILNLSGNPDRHERFVDLLVEEANRAIEEQLEAIMPHVESRILPNGARLFMLDVEIFAHRFTFPPPGKTSGEVHDRLVREHPGEPIVTIGFGPDFAVLRSRGVMMNIPRMVRELHSEIVGGGVSGGGHLVVGSIKFVEGMRDVVIESLIKKIGEAPI from the coding sequence ATGGAAGATACTGAAGATATAATCGTCTATCGCCTCGGAGCAAACTGCAGTCTTGACGAGGTGGAGGAAGGAAAGACTTATCTTGGGCGGGTGCAGGGCTTTGCTCCGTTCGGCGTCTTTGTCCAGTTAAATGACCGGGTCAAAGGACTCGTTCATAAGAGCAATGTGAAGTTGCAGCATACTGAGCGTGATCCAATCATCGTTCACGTTCTTCAGATCCGGAGTAACGGTAACATCGACCTTGAAGAAGTCACCCCGACCGTCTACCAGACCCTGAACGTGACCAAGAAGACGACGAGCGTGCTTCTTGCCGATATAGGGAAGAAGATCGGCAGAACGATCCTGATTGAGGGAGAGGTCGCCCAGATCAAGCAGACCTCGGGGCCGACGATCTTCACGATCGTTGACGAGTCCGGCACCGCGAACGCGGCAGCCTTCGTCGAAGCAGGTGTCCGCGCATATCCTGAGGTCGAACTTGGGGATATCGTCGCCCTTACGGGCGAGGTGATGCAGCGCAACAACCAGCTTCAGATTGAGGTCTCATCCATGGAGGTCATGGAGCCGGAGGGTGCGGCACGGGTCAGGGAGCGGATCGACGCGGCGCTGGATAGGCGTGCGGAGCCAGAGGATCTCCCGTTCTTCATTGAGAGCGAGGTCCTTGACGCTCTGCGACCACAGATGCGCCAGGTGGCAAAAGAGATCAGGAAAGCGATCCTGACCGCGCGGCCGATCATTCTCCGTCACCATGCGGATGCGGATGGTATATGCGCTGCCGTCGCGATCGAACAGGCAGTGACTGCGCTTATTCGCGAGAGCGGCGGAGACTTCGACGCGGAGTACTTCCTCTTTAAGCGTTCACCGTCCAAGGCCCCATTCTACGAGTTGGAGGATATTACCAGGGATATCGATTTTGCCCTCAAAGACAACGTCCGCTATGGCCAGAAGATGCCGCTGATCCTCTTGATGGACAACGGGTCCACCGAGGAGGATATGCCGTCGCTGAAGATTGCCCGGATCTACGATCTTCCGGTGATGGTCGTCGATCACCACCACCCCGATGAGATCGTGGATGACTATCTCATCGGGCACGTCAACCCCTACCACGTGGGCGGCGACTACGGGATCACGGCCGGGATGCTCGGCGCGGAGATCGCCCGCATGATCAATCCGAAGGTTGCGGACCAGATCCGGCACCTGCCGGCGATTGCGGGTGTCGGCGACCGAAGCGAAGCTCCGGAGCGTGCTCGCTATCTTGCACTCGTCGCACCGGAGTACTCTGAGGATGATTGCCGGGATATTGCGCTCGCGCTCGACTATGAGCAGTTCTGGCTCCGGTTCAGCGATGGGAGAGAGATTATCAAGGATATCTTAAACCTCTCCGGCAATCCCGACCGCCACGAACGTTTCGTCGACCTGCTGGTCGAAGAGGCGAACCGGGCGATCGAGGAGCAGCTCGAGGCCATTATGCCTCACGTGGAGAGCCGGATCCTGCCAAACGGTGCCAGGCTCTTCATGCTCGATGTGGAAATATTTGCCCATCGGTTCACGTTCCCGCCGCCTGGTAAGACCTCCGGGGAGGTGCACGACCGGCTGGTTCGGGAGCATCCGGGCGAACCTATTGTCACGATCGGATTTGGGCCGGACTTTGCCGTCCTGCGTTCCCGCGGCGTCATGATGAACATACCCAGGATGGTGCGCGAACTTCACAGCGAGATCGTTGGCGGAGGCGTGAGCGGTGGTGGCCACCTCGTTGTTGGGAGCATCAAGTTCGTTGAAGGAATGCGTGACGTGGTGATTGAGAGTCTGATCAAGAAGATTGGTGAGGCCCCAATCTGA
- a CDS encoding DUF7123 family protein, which translates to MSTKDRIKEKYSDTQRKILHHLKSGLKAGKSYFKSKYIATDLGLSAKEVGINLAILSEICDELDIRRWSYSNSTTWRVTPRPS; encoded by the coding sequence ATGTCAACAAAAGATCGCATCAAAGAGAAATACAGCGATACCCAGCGAAAGATCCTGCACCACCTTAAGTCCGGGCTGAAAGCAGGTAAGTCTTACTTCAAATCCAAGTATATTGCAACAGATCTGGGTCTTTCGGCAAAAGAAGTGGGCATCAACCTTGCCATTCTCTCCGAGATCTGTGATGAGCTCGATATCAGGCGCTGGAGTTATTCGAACAGTACGACCTGGCGTGTCACTCCCCGTCCATCATAA
- a CDS encoding CheR family methyltransferase, with protein sequence MDGFASLQKCIERLVRIKCSNYKEDYIKRRILSRMRLTNTEDYEAYQKYLLTHPEEIDLLRKALTINVTKFFRDPDVFEVIQQKILPDLARHKKLIRIWCAGCATGEEPYSIAILAHELMALHRDLNVTIYATDIDTEALQKAMAGIYDLKALENVDKHRIRRHFISRDDGTFEVCPHLRELVKFRQHDLMSGVPVARYLDIVVCRNVTIYFTEKQKNELTYLFHTALSTDGYYVMGKTEYLGREVEHLFTPYSAVQKILRKAT encoded by the coding sequence ATGGACGGATTTGCATCACTTCAGAAGTGCATAGAGAGGCTGGTTCGGATTAAGTGTTCAAACTATAAAGAGGATTACATTAAGCGGCGTATTCTCTCAAGGATGCGCCTTACGAACACTGAGGACTATGAGGCTTACCAGAAGTATCTTCTCACGCATCCAGAGGAGATTGACCTGCTCCGCAAAGCCCTCACGATCAACGTCACCAAATTCTTCCGTGATCCGGATGTCTTTGAAGTCATACAACAGAAGATACTTCCAGATCTCGCCCGCCACAAGAAGTTGATCAGGATCTGGTGCGCCGGTTGCGCCACAGGCGAAGAACCATATTCGATCGCCATCCTTGCACACGAGTTAATGGCACTCCATCGAGATCTCAACGTAACGATATATGCAACAGATATCGACACCGAGGCGCTCCAGAAAGCCATGGCCGGCATTTACGATCTAAAAGCGCTTGAGAACGTAGACAAGCACCGGATCAGAAGACACTTTATCAGTCGCGATGACGGTACATTTGAGGTCTGTCCTCATCTCAGAGAACTCGTCAAATTTCGGCAACACGACCTGATGTCAGGCGTTCCTGTGGCGAGGTACCTTGACATCGTCGTTTGCCGAAATGTCACGATTTACTTCACTGAGAAGCAGAAGAATGAGCTTACATATCTCTTCCATACCGCCCTTTCTACTGACGGCTATTATGTTATGGGCAAAACGGAATACCTTGGAAGAGAAGTCGAGCATCTCTTTACTCCCTACAGCGCCGTACAAAAGATACTGCGGAAAGCGACATGA
- a CDS encoding chemotaxis protein CheW has protein sequence MAASIDVVEFQLGEEHYALDIQIAREIVEMMPITPLPRAPRYLAGIINLRGEITNIIDLRDLLGLPGAENSENHKIVVLMPDAAGGSNVGIIVDDVHSVVSIHEDQIEQITDGITSSIGDYVKGIIKVGNENGDEMKNLIIWLDIQKVIENLSHF, from the coding sequence ATGGCAGCATCCATAGATGTCGTGGAGTTTCAGCTCGGGGAGGAACACTACGCGCTGGATATCCAGATAGCTCGGGAGATTGTGGAGATGATGCCAATCACTCCACTCCCCCGTGCCCCCCGGTACCTTGCAGGCATCATCAATCTGCGAGGCGAGATCACAAACATAATTGACCTTCGAGATCTCCTTGGCCTTCCAGGAGCCGAGAATAGCGAAAACCACAAAATTGTTGTGCTGATGCCGGACGCAGCAGGCGGATCGAACGTGGGGATCATCGTCGATGACGTTCACAGCGTTGTCTCGATACATGAGGACCAGATCGAGCAGATCACTGATGGCATTACATCATCGATAGGTGACTACGTCAAAGGAATCATCAAGGTTGGGAACGAAAATGGCGATGAGATGAAAAATCTGATTATCTGGCTTGATATTCAGAAGGTAATCGAAAATCTCAGCCACTTCTAG